From the Cervus elaphus chromosome 20, mCerEla1.1, whole genome shotgun sequence genome, one window contains:
- the LOC122676834 gene encoding uncharacterized protein LOC122676834: MLTLRRVRRRPAVRRWSSETNEGPGGARRYSGSIRRRSEVFGKHPEALGRFRSFWRRQALGHATATATPSRSRGSEHLASWEGVPAAAVPLPRGLRGHQGRLLTVPSFPEQLPGSWTWKAGQTPTRSSPHAPPAFPGPWTRELTAQRTRRWPVVPAHGSTTDLLSPFLGVRDPAKTGRGFCLEVSRGCTRAPAGTVAHAQAPPGRSRLTRGRWQDSVPQFLMSY; this comes from the exons ATGTTGACACTTAGAC gCGTTCGGAGGCGCCCTGCTGTCCGACGCTGGAGCTCAGAGACTAACGAAGGCCCTGGAGGCGCTCGGAGGTATTCGGGAAGCATCCGGAGGCGCTCGGAGGTATTCGGGAAGCACCCGGAGGCGCTCGGACGCTTTCGGAGCTTTTGGAGGAGACAGGCTCTTGGCCACGCCACCGCCACCGCCACGCCCTCACGCTCACGCG GCTCTGAGCACCTGGCTTCCTGGGAAGGCGTCCCGGCTGCCGCAGTCCCCCTGCCAAGAGGGCTTCGGGGGCACCAAGGACGCCTGCTGACTGTACCCAG CTTCCCGGAGCAGCTCCCTGGCAGTTGGACCTGGAAGGCTGGGCAGACTCCCACACGGTCCAGTCCCCACGCGCCCCCTGCCTTCCCTGGGCCCTGGACCAGGGAGCTCACAGCGCAGAGGACAAGACGGTGGCCTGTTGTCCCAGCACATGGCAGCACCACAGATCTGTTATCTCCATTTCTGGGGGTCAGGGATCCAGCCAAGACAGGCAGGGGCTTCTGCCTCGAGGTCTCGCGAGGCTGCACCCGGGCACCGGCAGGGACTGTGGCCCATGCGCAGGCTCCACCTGGAAGGTCCAGGCTCACTCGGGGTCGTTGGCAGGATTCGGTTCCTCAGTTCCTCATGAGCTACTAG
- the HES6 gene encoding transcription cofactor HES-6 isoform X1, protein MAPLLAPGRDRAGREDEDGCEARGDRKARKPLVEKKRRARINESLQELRLLLAGAEVQAKLENAEVLELTVRRVQGALRGQAREREQLQAEASERFAAGYIQCMHEVHTFVSTCQAIDATVAAELLNHLLESMPLREGSSFRDLLGDALSAPPAAPGRSNWLVGGALESPLPSPRGSGDDQSSDLEEVPEAELSRAPPAEGPDSVPAALGSLTATRLAQSVWRPW, encoded by the exons ATGGCTCCGCTCCTGGCACCGGGCCGGGACCGGGCTGGCCGGGAGGATGAGGACGGCTGCGAGGCGCGTGGGGACCGCAAG GCCCGGAAGCCCCTGGTAGAGAAGAAGCGGCGCGCGCGGATCAACGAGAGCCTGCAGGAGCTGCGGCTGCTGCTGGCGGGCGCCGAG GTGCAGGCCAAGCTGGAAAATGCCGAGGTGCTGGAGCTCACGGTGCGGCGCGTGCAGGGCGCGCTGCGGGGCCAGGCGCGCG AGCGCGAGCAGCTGCAAGCGGAAGCCAGCGAGCGCTTCGCCGCCGGCTACATCCAGTGCATGCACGAAGTGCACACGTTCGTGTCCACGTGCCAGGCCATCGACGCTACCGTCGCCGCCGAACTCCTGAACCACCTGCTCGAGTCCATGCCGCTGCGCGAGGGCAGCAGCTTCCGCGATCTGCTGGGGGACGCCCTGTCTGCGCCGCCCGCAGCCCCGGGGCGGAGCAACTGGCTCGTAGGAGGCGCCCTGGAGTCCCCGCTGCCCAGCCCCCGGGGCTCTGGGGACGACCAGTCCTCAGACCTGGAGGAGGTCCCCGAGGCTGAACTGAGCCGGGCCCCGCCTGCCGAGGGACCAGACTCGGTGCCCGCAGCCCTGGGCAGCCTGACCGCTACCCGCTTGGCCCAGAGTGTCTGGAGGCCTTGGTGA
- the HES6 gene encoding transcription cofactor HES-6 isoform X2: MAPLLAPGRDRAGREDEDGCEARGDRKARKPLVEKKRRARINESLQELRLLLAGAEVQAKLENAEVLELTSASSCKRKPASASPPATSSACTKCTRSCPRARPSTLPSPPNS, translated from the exons ATGGCTCCGCTCCTGGCACCGGGCCGGGACCGGGCTGGCCGGGAGGATGAGGACGGCTGCGAGGCGCGTGGGGACCGCAAG GCCCGGAAGCCCCTGGTAGAGAAGAAGCGGCGCGCGCGGATCAACGAGAGCCTGCAGGAGCTGCGGCTGCTGCTGGCGGGCGCCGAG GTGCAGGCCAAGCTGGAAAATGCCGAGGTGCTGGAGCTCACG AGCGCGAGCAGCTGCAAGCGGAAGCCAGCGAGCGCTTCGCCGCCGGCTACATCCAGTGCATGCACGAAGTGCACACGTTCGTGTCCACGTGCCAGGCCATCGACGCTACCGTCGCCGCCGAACTCCTGA